A genomic region of Methanocorpusculum vombati contains the following coding sequences:
- a CDS encoding lectin like domain-containing protein, with amino-acid sequence MNKRYFGTAIFVSFAVLMMLLFAVTPAAADETPSTVSEYGYIDDGYIPPDSDQDIGTVVPGLSLPAEYLLNQNLPLQHQGTYGTCWAFAATTAAASDLMTKGFPYVNFSKHQFAYFTYQRDDITNMTPIAGLEGLKGDRIIPNYNRALAEHPNYMGLGGYQTTAAFTLASWTGLADETSAPYSDVDTNRGLPTSLAVDADTYILANAAWMNMQDRQEIKYMLYTQGAAAVEINVSEIYRIPCSDGCPALYCNDDVPANHAVTLIGWDDNFAASNFNNNPGEDGAWLIQNSWGICDESYIWVSYCDKALCEAYFYDMVPKETYEKNYQYDGGASRNVRCYSGSSNAAMANVFTASGSDRIDAVSFFTNNSDVNYGIAIHTGLTDASDPTSGTLRTYQSGKRQFAGYATIPLTEPVELIEGQTFSVVIILSKESRKAGEELWIVVDTTSGTPEDSFRSETYAEPGQSFSSSDGASWYDLSQDHSTNVRVKAFTNSYVPASSGNAIKEPSVSTRDEYTSGWYQDEDGTNAWNFFDEAIDDDMTQYPKWAGVSTAPPTPTAADVQPTRTPVPACGVIASLLAVAVLLRRKE; translated from the coding sequence ATGAATAAACGTTATTTTGGTACGGCAATTTTCGTATCATTTGCAGTCCTGATGATGCTGTTGTTTGCCGTGACACCTGCGGCGGCGGATGAGACTCCCTCTACCGTATCAGAGTATGGATATATTGATGACGGGTACATCCCGCCTGACAGTGATCAGGATATCGGCACGGTTGTACCCGGACTGTCACTACCCGCTGAATACCTCCTGAACCAGAACCTCCCATTACAACATCAAGGAACCTATGGTACCTGCTGGGCATTTGCGGCAACAACTGCTGCTGCTTCCGATCTGATGACGAAGGGGTTTCCTTATGTGAATTTTTCAAAACACCAGTTTGCCTACTTTACCTATCAGCGTGATGATATCACCAATATGACACCTATTGCCGGGCTGGAAGGTCTGAAAGGAGACAGGATTATTCCCAACTATAACCGTGCACTTGCAGAACATCCGAATTATATGGGTCTCGGCGGATATCAGACGACTGCAGCATTCACTCTTGCATCGTGGACAGGACTCGCTGACGAGACATCCGCACCTTACAGTGACGTAGACACGAACCGGGGGCTGCCTACGAGTCTGGCTGTTGATGCAGACACCTATATTCTGGCAAACGCGGCCTGGATGAATATGCAGGATAGACAAGAGATAAAATACATGCTTTATACCCAGGGTGCCGCAGCTGTTGAGATAAATGTGAGTGAGATATACAGGATACCCTGCAGTGATGGATGTCCTGCCCTTTATTGTAATGACGATGTCCCCGCCAATCACGCGGTCACGTTAATCGGATGGGATGACAACTTTGCGGCAAGTAATTTTAACAACAATCCGGGGGAGGACGGGGCATGGCTGATTCAGAACTCATGGGGCATTTGCGACGAATCATATATCTGGGTATCGTATTGTGATAAAGCCCTGTGCGAGGCATATTTCTATGACATGGTCCCGAAAGAGACGTATGAGAAAAATTATCAGTATGACGGAGGTGCATCACGTAATGTCAGGTGCTATTCGGGATCTTCAAACGCAGCAATGGCTAACGTCTTTACCGCGTCAGGCTCTGACAGAATTGATGCAGTCTCTTTCTTTACCAACAATTCAGATGTGAATTACGGGATTGCAATCCACACCGGTTTGACAGATGCCTCAGATCCGACTTCGGGTACACTGAGAACATATCAGTCAGGAAAACGGCAGTTTGCAGGATATGCAACAATCCCTCTCACCGAACCTGTGGAACTTATTGAAGGTCAGACATTTTCCGTGGTAATTATATTGTCTAAAGAATCCCGTAAAGCGGGCGAAGAGTTATGGATTGTTGTTGATACTACTTCCGGTACTCCTGAGGACAGTTTCCGTTCCGAGACGTATGCAGAACCCGGTCAGAGTTTTAGCAGTTCAGATGGAGCGTCTTGGTATGATCTGTCACAGGATCATTCTACAAATGTACGGGTAAAAGCATTCACCAACTCTTACGTTCCTGCATCCTCCGGAAACGCGATCAAAGAACCGTCCGTGTCAACCAGAGACGAGTATACTTCCGGCTGGTATCAGGACGAAGACGGTACCAACGCATGGAACTTTTTTGATGAAGCTATCGACGATGACATGACACAGTATCCCAAGTGGGCGGGTGTCAGTACAGCGCCGCCGACACCTACCGCTGCAGATGTCCAGCCGACCCGGACACCTGTTCCTGCATGCGGAGTGATCGCGAGTCTGCTCGCCGTGGCAGTTCTCCTGCGGAGAAAGGAATAA
- a CDS encoding pyruvoyl-dependent arginine decarboxylase produces the protein MVVPEKVFFTRGCGVHKDKLVSFEMALRDAGLAPYNLVTVSSIMPPDAEIISREEGLPRLSPGEIVYCVMARTETNIPGQNIAAAVGLAVPEIHGKQHGYLSEYHAADITGHECGEYAEDLAATMLATIMDIPFDPETAWQEREQVYLASGKIIKTSHLSASATCGADGRWSTVVVAAVFILP, from the coding sequence ATGGTTGTTCCCGAAAAGGTATTTTTCACCAGGGGATGCGGCGTCCACAAAGACAAGCTGGTATCCTTTGAAATGGCTCTCAGGGATGCGGGACTGGCCCCGTACAACCTCGTAACCGTTTCCTCCATCATGCCCCCGGATGCCGAGATCATCTCCCGCGAGGAAGGTCTTCCCCGTCTTTCTCCGGGTGAAATTGTCTACTGTGTCATGGCGCGGACGGAAACAAATATTCCGGGTCAGAACATCGCCGCAGCCGTTGGTCTTGCGGTCCCGGAGATCCACGGAAAACAGCACGGTTACCTCTCCGAGTACCATGCCGCAGATATCACCGGTCACGAGTGCGGTGAGTATGCCGAGGATCTTGCGGCGACGATGCTTGCAACCATCATGGACATCCCGTTTGATCCGGAGACCGCATGGCAGGAGCGCGAACAGGTGTACCTCGCAAGCGGCAAGATCATCAAAACCAGCCACCTTTCCGCGTCTGCAACCTGCGGTGCGGACGGGAGATGGTCGACCGTTGTTGTTGCCGCGGTCTTTATTCTGCCGTAA
- a CDS encoding alpha/beta hydrolase, with translation MRYVHSPFQSDGLWCDGDLYLPDNVDKPPVLIFVHGLGYPRFAGLMPFICPLLTAGIAVYTFDFRNLTFSEGVLRNLIDPGEQVRDLHAAITHMRALPEVDGERIGLCGVSVSAGHTMITAAEDHQLAGIGCFIPCMDPKSYVLGRGVRFFLPLYLISLLDDISSHLGLSPICIPMKLPVYLFADCESPDFYPGYQIAWKRTGRKFGYDVLTLSLQQRATGKHIVWTNLFPARSILRVLQFQPQIAVPDVQCPALIIAARDDSIVPYASVQSMAERFPEAELVSYEGDHFELGNHKELKEVVVDFFFRKFSENR, from the coding sequence ATGAGGTATGTACATTCGCCGTTTCAGAGTGACGGGTTGTGGTGTGACGGGGATTTGTATCTTCCCGACAATGTTGACAAACCTCCGGTACTTATCTTTGTACACGGGCTTGGGTATCCCCGGTTTGCCGGACTGATGCCGTTTATCTGCCCATTACTTACTGCGGGGATTGCGGTCTACACATTTGATTTCAGAAATCTTACCTTTTCAGAAGGTGTGTTAAGAAATCTGATTGATCCCGGGGAGCAGGTACGGGATTTACATGCAGCAATCACCCATATGCGAGCTTTGCCAGAGGTTGACGGAGAACGGATAGGACTGTGCGGAGTGTCGGTATCTGCCGGGCATACCATGATAACCGCAGCAGAGGATCATCAGCTGGCCGGAATCGGATGCTTCATTCCCTGTATGGATCCGAAGAGTTACGTGCTTGGCAGAGGGGTGAGATTTTTCCTGCCGCTGTATTTGATCTCTCTGCTGGACGATATCAGTAGTCATCTGGGACTTTCGCCGATCTGTATCCCCATGAAACTCCCGGTATATCTCTTCGCCGACTGTGAATCTCCGGATTTTTATCCAGGGTACCAGATAGCATGGAAGAGGACAGGCAGAAAGTTTGGCTATGATGTCCTGACACTTTCCCTGCAGCAGCGTGCAACCGGTAAACATATTGTCTGGACAAATCTGTTTCCGGCACGCTCCATTCTGCGGGTATTACAGTTTCAGCCACAGATCGCAGTTCCCGATGTACAATGTCCGGCACTGATCATTGCAGCGCGGGACGATTCCATCGTCCCGTATGCTTCTGTACAGAGTATGGCTGAAAGATTTCCGGAGGCGGAACTGGTTTCCTACGAAGGGGATCATTTTGAACTGGGAAACCATAAAGAACTGAAAGAGGTCGTGGTGGACTTCTTTTTCCGGAAATTTTCAGAGAATCGTTGA
- a CDS encoding SPFH domain-containing protein, producing the protein MGLFSKFNEKIGSGTDIEGADARKGFYWVEDQKGNNVMWRLPRNVMWNDNVLVREDEYGVFFRDGKALQVFDRPDRYALTTQNLPVLKNIAGTLVGNVQIGEFFWVQKREFRDKFGTNQPLAFRDTDFGVVQLRMFGQFSYKVTDPLLTITEFIGTKGLTTSEEIVSWLKDQIVMILNDTLGELKSKKQMGILDMPAYLQEIEQLCLAKLMKETEIYGLKIMKFTGLNINMPEEVQEAINKRGAMSALGVNYIQYQSGKAIEGIGEGAAQGGGEGAGFAMMGAGMGAGLGMGNMMAQGMSGMGGGQPAPFGGQVPAAATVAAPQPAAATAAPQPGDSCPKCGNTVPTGTKFCPECGSKLGQSFCSECGAKVMPGMKFCAECGNKL; encoded by the coding sequence ATGGGGTTATTCTCAAAGTTCAATGAAAAAATCGGATCCGGAACAGATATTGAAGGAGCGGACGCCCGGAAAGGATTCTACTGGGTTGAGGATCAGAAAGGCAACAACGTGATGTGGCGCCTTCCAAGAAATGTAATGTGGAACGATAATGTACTGGTCCGCGAAGATGAGTACGGGGTGTTCTTCCGGGATGGAAAAGCACTGCAGGTATTTGATCGGCCTGACCGGTATGCACTGACCACTCAGAACCTTCCTGTTCTGAAAAATATTGCGGGAACCTTGGTGGGAAACGTACAGATAGGAGAGTTTTTCTGGGTACAGAAACGGGAGTTCCGGGATAAGTTCGGTACAAATCAGCCGCTGGCGTTCCGGGACACCGACTTCGGTGTTGTACAGTTACGGATGTTTGGGCAGTTCTCCTATAAAGTAACAGATCCGCTTCTGACGATCACGGAGTTTATCGGAACAAAAGGCCTGACAACTTCAGAAGAGATTGTATCCTGGCTGAAAGATCAGATTGTGATGATCCTCAACGATACACTCGGAGAGCTGAAGAGTAAGAAACAGATGGGGATACTTGACATGCCCGCATATCTCCAGGAGATTGAACAGCTGTGCCTTGCAAAACTCATGAAAGAGACTGAGATATACGGTCTGAAGATCATGAAGTTTACCGGTCTGAACATCAATATGCCCGAGGAAGTGCAGGAAGCGATCAACAAGCGGGGTGCAATGTCTGCTCTTGGGGTGAACTATATTCAGTATCAGTCCGGGAAGGCGATTGAGGGAATCGGTGAGGGAGCAGCACAGGGCGGGGGAGAAGGAGCAGGGTTTGCAATGATGGGAGCAGGTATGGGAGCAGGGCTTGGTATGGGGAACATGATGGCACAGGGGATGAGCGGGATGGGAGGAGGACAGCCCGCACCGTTTGGCGGGCAGGTTCCTGCCGCGGCCACGGTCGCGGCCCCGCAGCCTGCTGCCGCTACGGCTGCCCCACAGCCGGGGGACAGCTGTCCAAAGTGCGGAAATACGGTTCCGACAGGGACAAAGTTCTGTCCTGAGTGCGGGAGTAAACTCGGGCAGTCATTCTGTTCGGAATGCGGAGCGAAGGTCATGCCGGGCATGAAGTTCTGTGCCGAGTGCGGCAACAAACTCTGA
- a CDS encoding adenosylcobalamin-dependent ribonucleoside-diphosphate reductase, producing MMADSVVDSILAARYYRVGEKSFEDVCRRVADALGETPEETKEYFEAMMNLEFLPNSPTLMNAGTPLGQLSACFTLPVNDSLPEIFDAIRWGAIIHQSGGGTGYNFSHLRPEGSPVRSTDGVASGPVSFMRVFNAATDVIKQGGRRRGANMGILNVWHKDIMKFIRSKAKEGDFSNFNISVMVNDEFMKAVAAGDLDREWLKTTEGESVTVREIWDGIVEGVWKNGEPGILFYDTINQKNPTPQLGPIDTTNPCGEQPLLPFESCVLGSINLAKFIRADGVNYDALDKMTRMAVRFLDAVITKNVFPIEQIKEATNRTRKVGLGLMGVHDAMLMLRIPYDSEAGRNFCEEVMTRINDVATEESERLGKEKGTFPAYEGSVWDTQGKVMRNAALTTIAPTGTISLLAGCSSGIEPVFSYAYTRRNTVGKTFIMVHPYFESELRRVIAGLGFTGAEAEAKRDEVISHVHETGSVQDVLWLPDAFRAVFKTALDIRWKDHVLMQAVFQKHVHASISKTINMPFAATKENVADAVLLAWKEGIKGMTLYRTGSREDVVLALEKKEEKKEEVAAVPEPKVVQPLFSRPRELDGRTFLAQSGCCRLYITVNTLDGKPMEVFIRTVGAGCEASSNALGRSISTGLQNGVPYEKFVKQFAKVSCISALRNKNSEGLSCADVVGKCIELAATNQAITTLDNWTVETVTPGTKKGNPCPECGEPLDFGEGCNMGICKHCGWSGCS from the coding sequence ATGATGGCGGACTCAGTTGTAGACAGTATCCTTGCCGCACGCTACTACCGCGTCGGCGAAAAATCCTTTGAGGATGTGTGCCGGCGTGTGGCGGATGCCCTCGGCGAAACACCGGAGGAGACGAAGGAATATTTTGAGGCGATGATGAACCTCGAATTTCTCCCGAACTCGCCAACGCTGATGAACGCGGGAACACCGCTCGGACAGCTGTCCGCCTGTTTTACGCTGCCGGTGAATGATTCCCTGCCGGAGATTTTTGATGCCATCCGCTGGGGCGCAATTATTCACCAGTCGGGCGGCGGTACCGGCTACAACTTTTCCCACCTCAGACCGGAAGGCTCGCCGGTCCGTTCGACGGACGGTGTTGCGTCCGGCCCGGTGTCGTTTATGCGTGTCTTCAATGCGGCAACGGACGTGATCAAGCAGGGCGGACGCAGGCGCGGTGCGAACATGGGCATTCTGAATGTCTGGCACAAGGACATCATGAAGTTCATCAGAAGCAAGGCAAAAGAGGGAGACTTCTCAAACTTCAACATCTCGGTGATGGTGAACGATGAGTTCATGAAAGCCGTTGCCGCAGGCGATCTGGATCGCGAGTGGCTGAAGACGACCGAAGGCGAGTCGGTAACGGTCCGTGAGATCTGGGACGGAATTGTGGAAGGGGTCTGGAAGAACGGTGAGCCGGGTATTCTGTTCTATGATACGATTAACCAGAAGAACCCGACGCCGCAGCTGGGGCCGATCGATACGACGAACCCGTGCGGTGAACAGCCGCTGCTGCCGTTTGAGTCCTGTGTTCTGGGAAGTATCAACCTCGCGAAGTTCATCCGCGCAGACGGGGTGAACTATGATGCGCTGGATAAGATGACGCGGATGGCGGTCCGGTTTTTAGACGCGGTCATCACGAAGAATGTATTCCCGATTGAGCAGATCAAGGAGGCGACGAACCGCACCCGGAAAGTCGGCCTTGGTCTGATGGGTGTGCACGATGCGATGCTGATGCTCCGCATTCCGTACGATTCGGAGGCAGGCCGCAACTTCTGTGAGGAGGTTATGACCCGCATCAATGATGTGGCAACGGAGGAGTCGGAGCGGCTTGGAAAGGAGAAGGGAACGTTCCCGGCATATGAGGGGTCTGTCTGGGACACGCAGGGGAAGGTTATGCGCAACGCTGCTCTTACGACGATTGCCCCGACAGGGACCATTTCACTGCTTGCAGGATGTTCATCGGGTATTGAGCCGGTGTTTTCGTATGCGTACACGCGCCGGAACACGGTCGGTAAGACGTTTATCATGGTGCATCCGTACTTCGAGTCGGAGCTGCGCCGCGTAATTGCAGGACTGGGCTTTACCGGTGCGGAAGCCGAGGCGAAGCGCGATGAGGTTATCAGTCATGTACATGAGACAGGGTCGGTGCAGGATGTTCTGTGGCTGCCGGATGCGTTCCGTGCGGTGTTTAAGACGGCACTGGATATCCGGTGGAAGGATCATGTGCTGATGCAGGCGGTGTTCCAGAAGCATGTGCATGCGTCGATCTCAAAGACGATCAATATGCCGTTTGCAGCTACGAAGGAGAATGTGGCGGACGCGGTTCTTCTTGCATGGAAGGAGGGCATCAAGGGTATGACGCTGTACCGTACCGGTTCTCGGGAGGATGTGGTGCTGGCGCTGGAGAAGAAGGAGGAAAAGAAGGAGGAGGTTGCGGCTGTTCCGGAGCCGAAGGTTGTGCAGCCCCTGTTCTCCCGCCCGCGTGAGCTGGACGGCAGAACATTCCTGGCCCAGTCGGGATGCTGCCGTCTGTATATTACGGTGAACACGCTGGACGGAAAGCCGATGGAGGTATTCATCCGGACGGTGGGCGCAGGATGCGAGGCAAGCAGCAATGCACTCGGCAGAAGTATCAGCACGGGTCTGCAGAATGGTGTGCCGTACGAGAAGTTTGTGAAGCAGTTTGCGAAGGTGAGCTGTATTTCGGCGCTGCGGAATAAGAACTCGGAGGGTCTGTCCTGTGCGGATGTGGTCGGCAAGTGCATTGAGCTTGCGGCGACGAATCAGGCGATCACAACGCTGGACAACTGGACGGTGGAGACGGTGACGCCCGGAACGAAGAAGGGGAATCCGTGTCCGGAGTGCGGCGAGCCGCTGGACTTCGGCGAGGGATGCAACATGGGCATCTGCAAGCACTGCGGATGGTCGGGCTGCAGCTGA
- the thsA gene encoding thermosome subunit alpha → MSAQLGGQPILILKEGGSRTRGRDAQSMNIAAAKAVAGAVRTTLGPKGMDKMLVDTIGDVVITNDGVTILKEMDIEHPAAKMMVEVAKTQDDEVGDGTTSAVVIAGELLKKSEELLEQDVHPTVITLGYRQAAEKAQELLKTIAVDVKAKDKEILAKIAGTAMTGKNAEASKDKLCDLIVRAITLVADADGTVDTENVKVEKRVGGAIEDSEIVEGMIIDKERVHPGMPKTVKSAKILLLNAAVEYKKTEVDAEISITSPDQLQLFLDEEERMIKGIVEKIKASGANVLFCQKGIDDIAQHYLSKAGILAVRRVKKSDMEKLARATGGALISSIDAISADELGVAGLVEERKVGGEEMIFVEKCKNPKAVSIIIKGGTEHVVDELGRALEDALRVVGVVVEDKKIVAGGGAPEVELSLRLREYAATQGGRIQLAIEAFASALEVIPRTLAENAGLDPIDKLVELRAAHEKGKKTFGLDVFEGKPVDMLAAGVVEPLRVKTQAIASAAEAAVMILRIDDVIASAKSAGPSPEEMAAMGGAGGMGGMPGGMPGMM, encoded by the coding sequence ATGTCAGCACAACTTGGCGGACAGCCTATTCTGATTCTGAAAGAAGGCGGATCCCGTACCCGTGGACGGGATGCCCAGAGCATGAACATTGCTGCAGCAAAGGCAGTTGCCGGTGCAGTAAGAACCACCCTCGGTCCGAAGGGCATGGACAAAATGCTCGTCGACACCATCGGCGATGTCGTCATCACCAATGACGGTGTGACCATCCTCAAAGAGATGGACATTGAACACCCGGCCGCAAAGATGATGGTCGAGGTCGCAAAGACCCAGGACGACGAAGTCGGCGACGGAACCACCTCAGCAGTCGTCATTGCAGGTGAGCTTCTGAAGAAGTCCGAAGAGCTTCTTGAGCAGGACGTCCACCCGACCGTTATCACCCTCGGATACCGCCAGGCCGCAGAGAAGGCACAGGAGCTTCTCAAGACCATCGCAGTCGATGTCAAGGCAAAGGACAAGGAAATCCTCGCAAAGATTGCAGGAACCGCAATGACCGGCAAGAACGCCGAGGCATCCAAGGACAAACTCTGCGACTTAATTGTCCGTGCAATCACCCTTGTTGCCGATGCAGACGGAACCGTTGACACCGAGAACGTCAAGGTCGAGAAGCGTGTCGGCGGTGCAATCGAGGACTCCGAGATTGTCGAAGGCATGATCATCGACAAAGAGCGTGTCCACCCCGGCATGCCGAAGACCGTGAAGAGTGCAAAGATTCTCCTCCTCAACGCAGCAGTCGAGTACAAGAAGACTGAAGTTGACGCAGAGATCAGCATCACCAGCCCCGACCAGCTCCAGCTGTTCCTTGATGAGGAAGAGCGCATGATTAAGGGCATTGTCGAAAAGATCAAGGCATCCGGTGCAAACGTCCTCTTCTGTCAGAAGGGTATCGACGACATTGCACAGCACTACCTCTCAAAGGCAGGCATCCTTGCCGTCCGCCGTGTCAAGAAATCCGATATGGAAAAACTCGCCCGTGCAACCGGCGGCGCACTGATCTCCTCCATCGACGCAATCAGCGCTGATGAACTTGGTGTTGCAGGTCTTGTCGAAGAGCGCAAGGTCGGCGGTGAAGAGATGATCTTTGTGGAGAAATGCAAGAACCCGAAGGCAGTCTCCATCATCATCAAGGGCGGAACCGAGCACGTGGTTGACGAGCTTGGCCGTGCACTTGAAGACGCACTCCGTGTTGTCGGTGTTGTCGTTGAGGACAAGAAGATTGTCGCAGGCGGAGGAGCACCGGAAGTCGAGCTTTCCCTCAGACTCCGTGAGTACGCCGCAACCCAGGGCGGACGTATCCAGCTTGCCATCGAGGCATTCGCATCCGCACTTGAGGTCATCCCGAGAACCCTCGCAGAGAATGCAGGTCTTGACCCGATCGACAAGCTTGTCGAGCTTCGTGCAGCCCACGAGAAAGGCAAGAAGACCTTTGGTCTGGATGTCTTCGAAGGCAAGCCGGTTGACATGCTGGCAGCAGGTGTTGTTGAGCCGCTCCGGGTAAAGACTCAGGCAATTGCATCCGCAGCAGAGGCAGCCGTCATGATTCTCAGAATCGACGATGTCATCGCATCCGCAAAGTCCGCAGGCCCGTCTCCGGAAGAGATGGCAGCAATGGGCGGAGCAGGCGGCATGGGCGGTATGCCCGGCGGCATGCCCGGTATGATGTAA
- a CDS encoding DUF3788 domain-containing protein encodes MAVLQKIPPENKIISLIGAEAFSYWAKICLEINLLYDMDTIWSDGGKKWKYEYKYRRGGKTLCALYARQDCFGFMIIFGQDERKKVETIRNDLSARTMELYDTADTYHDGKWVMLNESVPIDDILTLLKIKRKPNRTFAK; translated from the coding sequence ATGGCAGTATTACAGAAAATCCCTCCAGAAAATAAGATAATCTCTCTTATTGGAGCTGAAGCATTTTCGTATTGGGCGAAAATATGTCTTGAAATCAACTTGCTCTATGACATGGATACGATCTGGAGTGACGGCGGGAAAAAGTGGAAATACGAATATAAGTACCGGCGTGGCGGGAAAACCTTGTGCGCCCTGTATGCGCGACAGGACTGCTTCGGCTTTATGATTATTTTTGGACAGGACGAAAGAAAAAAAGTTGAAACCATCAGAAATGATCTCTCAGCCCGAACGATGGAATTATACGACACCGCCGATACCTATCACGACGGCAAATGGGTTATGTTGAACGAATCTGTTCCGATAGATGACATACTCACGCTTCTGAAGATAAAACGAAAACCGAATAGGACGTTTGCCAAATAA
- the purF gene encoding amidophosphoribosyltransferase, producing MCGIAGIVANFEVSGSLYWALYALQHRGQESGGISTYDNGTVHKYKGYGLVSEIFTNDILQSLSGKTGLGHVRYPTTGGSKPENIQPFNFLFRGHSLSIVHNGNLVNTDELRYEYEGRGHIFSTTSDTEVIAAILANEIIHGHTVGEAISFCMRSIRGSYAVIFMLDGVLYAFRDPLGIKPLCLGEFEDGGHIVASESVALDAVGAKLLRDVAPGESIRLKADNVYPRQIMTAKSPAHCVFEYIYFARADSVIDGISVYDVRQKTGSLLAGESPVVADIVSPVPDSGTAAATGYAAASGIPFREALIKNRYTGRTFIMPTQAKREMAVRMKLNPVRGHITGKSVVLVDDSIVRGTTSRRIIALVREFGAKEVHLRVASPPIIAPCYLGTDFPTREELISHHKSVGAVREAIEATSLAHISLEGLVEAIGIPCSHLCTGCLTGKYPVAIDGEEEESHGIEMIDPYKNPDL from the coding sequence ATGTGCGGTATCGCAGGCATCGTCGCAAACTTCGAGGTTTCGGGTTCATTGTACTGGGCACTGTATGCACTTCAGCACCGCGGGCAGGAAAGCGGGGGAATTTCCACATACGATAACGGAACAGTCCACAAATACAAAGGATACGGTCTGGTTTCCGAGATATTCACAAACGACATTCTGCAAAGCCTCTCCGGAAAAACCGGACTCGGCCATGTCCGGTATCCGACCACCGGCGGATCGAAACCGGAGAATATTCAGCCGTTCAACTTCCTGTTTCGCGGTCACTCCCTTTCCATTGTCCATAATGGAAATCTGGTCAACACCGACGAGCTGCGCTATGAGTATGAAGGCCGCGGTCATATCTTCTCCACCACCTCCGACACCGAGGTGATCGCCGCAATTCTCGCAAACGAGATCATTCACGGTCACACCGTCGGCGAAGCCATCAGCTTCTGCATGCGGAGTATTCGCGGATCGTATGCGGTCATCTTCATGCTGGACGGCGTTCTCTATGCATTCCGCGATCCGCTCGGCATCAAGCCGCTTTGTCTCGGGGAGTTTGAAGACGGCGGGCACATTGTCGCATCAGAAAGTGTGGCTCTTGACGCGGTTGGTGCAAAACTTCTCCGCGATGTTGCTCCGGGAGAAAGCATCCGCCTCAAAGCAGACAATGTGTACCCGCGGCAGATCATGACGGCAAAGTCTCCCGCCCACTGTGTGTTTGAGTACATCTACTTTGCTCGCGCCGACTCGGTGATCGACGGCATCTCGGTCTATGACGTCCGGCAGAAGACGGGATCACTTCTCGCCGGTGAGTCTCCTGTCGTTGCTGACATAGTTTCACCGGTTCCGGACTCCGGCACTGCCGCTGCCACCGGCTATGCGGCGGCATCAGGTATCCCGTTCCGGGAGGCACTGATCAAGAACCGTTACACCGGCCGCACCTTTATCATGCCAACACAGGCAAAACGGGAGATGGCTGTCCGGATGAAACTGAATCCGGTCCGCGGTCATATCACCGGAAAATCCGTGGTACTGGTGGATGACAGCATTGTCCGGGGCACGACCTCGCGCCGTATTATCGCACTCGTTCGAGAGTTCGGCGCAAAGGAGGTACATCTCCGCGTGGCGTCCCCGCCGATTATTGCGCCGTGCTATCTGGGTACCGACTTCCCGACGCGTGAGGAACTGATCTCCCATCACAAATCCGTCGGGGCAGTCCGGGAAGCAATTGAGGCAACAAGCCTTGCCCACATCTCTCTGGAAGGGCTGGTCGAGGCTATCGGCATTCCGTGCAGTCATCTCTGTACCGGGTGCCTGACAGGAAAATACCCGGTTGCAATCGACGGTGAGGAAGAG